The nucleotide window GCCGATTTTCATCGCTATGGGCTACCGCTGCTGGTCGGGATGTCCCGCAAGAGTATGATTGGTCAGCTGCTGAACGTCGGGCCGTCACAACGGCTTACCGGCAGCCTGGCCTGCGCGGTGATTGCCGCAATGCAGGGCGCGCATATCCTGCGCGTTCATGATGTCAAAGAAACCGTCGAGGCGATGCGCGTCGTCGAAGCAACACTGTCAGCGAAGGAAGAGTAACGCTATGAGCAACCGTAAGTATTTTGGCACCGATGGTATCCGCGGCAAAGTGGGCGAATCTCCAATCACGCCTGATTTCGTCCTCAAGCTGGGCTGGGCTGCGGGGAAGGTGTTAGCGCGTAATGGCTCAAAGAAAATTATTATCGGTAAGGACACGCGTATCTCAGGCTATATGCTGGAATCGGCCTTAGAAGCTGGCCTGGCCGCCGCAGGGCTTTCCGCTGCCTTTACCGGCCCTATGCCTACGCCAGCCATCGCCTACCTGACCCGTACCTTCCGTGCAGAGGCGGGCATTGTCATCTCCGCTTCACACAATCCTTTTGACGATAACGGCATCAAATTTTTCTCTGTGGAAGGCACGAAATTGCCCGATGACGTAGAAGAAGCGATCGAAGCGGAAATGGAAAAGCCGATCACCTGCGTGGAGTCTGCGGCGCTGGGTCGTGCCAGCCGTATTGTCGATGCCGCTGGCCGTTACATTGAATTCTGCAAAGGCACCTTCCCCAGCGAGCTTAGCCTCAATGGCCTGAAGATTGTGGTGGACTGCGCAAATGGCGCGACCTACCACATTGCGCCTAATGTCCTGCGTGAGCTTGGCGCCACCGTTATCACTCTCGGCGTAACGCCTGACGGCATGAACATCAACAAAGAGTGTGGTGCCACCGACGTACGCCAGCTTCAGGAACGCGTCCTGGCCGAAAAGGCAGACATTGGTCTGGCCTACGATGGCGATGGTGACCGCATCATGATGGTGGACCACCTGGGTCTCAAAGTGGACGGTGACCAGATCCTCTACATTATCGCCCGCGAAGGCCTCCGTCAGGGACAGCTGCGCGGCGGCGTGGTAGGTACGCTGATGAGCAACATGGGGCTTGAGCTGGCGCTGAAACAGCTGGGGATTCCGTTTGCAAGAGCCAAAGTGGGTGACCGCTATGTGCTGGAGAAGCTGCAGGAGAAAGGGTGGCGACTCGGTGCAGAGAACTCCGGTCACGTTATCCTGCTGGATAAAACCACCACAGGTGATGGCATTGTAGCCGGTTTGCAGGTACTGACTGCGATGGTGCGTAATCATATGAGCCTGCACGACCTGTGTAGTGGTATGAAGCTGCTGCCACAAATTCTGGTTAACGTGCGCTTTAGCGGCACTACTGACCCACTTGAGGACGAAACGGTAAAAACAATTACCGCCGATGTGGAAAAAGAGTT belongs to Erwinia pyri and includes:
- the glmM gene encoding phosphoglucosamine mutase, which encodes MSNRKYFGTDGIRGKVGESPITPDFVLKLGWAAGKVLARNGSKKIIIGKDTRISGYMLESALEAGLAAAGLSAAFTGPMPTPAIAYLTRTFRAEAGIVISASHNPFDDNGIKFFSVEGTKLPDDVEEAIEAEMEKPITCVESAALGRASRIVDAAGRYIEFCKGTFPSELSLNGLKIVVDCANGATYHIAPNVLRELGATVITLGVTPDGMNINKECGATDVRQLQERVLAEKADIGLAYDGDGDRIMMVDHLGLKVDGDQILYIIAREGLRQGQLRGGVVGTLMSNMGLELALKQLGIPFARAKVGDRYVLEKLQEKGWRLGAENSGHVILLDKTTTGDGIVAGLQVLTAMVRNHMSLHDLCSGMKLLPQILVNVRFSGTTDPLEDETVKTITADVEKELKGRGRVLLRKSGTEPLIRVMVEGEDEALVTGLAHRIADAVKAV